A part of Fusarium oxysporum Fo47 chromosome III, complete sequence genomic DNA contains:
- a CDS encoding chitin synthesis regulation, resistance to congo red-domain-containing protein produces the protein MAPTEDVFARDYYRCSYGWNWNGRRCVRNNWSYWGRWVLAGIVIFFFVLFLFCCLFSRRRKRRGVKPVYGTGWMAAKPWGNNNNNHQMYNYGNQGGYNQGYQQNNGGYGAPPPPPAYGQQQQPQYTGTTFNTNDGYYGQGQYSGVQQPQGTYQRDGAYSPPAGPPPGK, from the exons ATGGCGCCCACTGAAGATGTTTTTGCGCGCGACTACTACAGATGCTCTTATGGGTGGAATTGGAATGGACGACGATGTGTTCGTAACAACTGGTCCTACTGGGGGCGCTGGGTGTTAGCGGGCATCGTCATCtttttcttcgtcctcttcctcttctgctgcCT ATTCTCTCGCCGTCGCAAACGCCGTGGCGTTAAGCCCGTGTACGGCACTGGATGGATGGCGGCCAAGCCTTGGggaaacaacaacaacaaccatCAGATGTACAACTACGGCAACCAAGGCGGCTATAATCAGGGCTACCAGCAGAACAACGGTGGTTACGGAGctccacctccacctccagCATACggccagcaacagcagcctcagtACACTGGTACGACattcaacaccaacgacGGGTACTACGGCCAGGGCCAGTATTCCGGAGTTCAGCAACCACAGGGTACATATCAGCGTGATGGTGCTTACTCCCCACCTGCGGGTCCTCCTCCTGGAAAGTAA
- a CDS encoding fungal-specific transcription factor domain-containing protein produces the protein MSTLPPDHRKGVSRATGNTVNMTVSQSSKAKPASKASNGKPKTKTQMHRRSRTGCYTCRLRRKKCDEGTPMCTACKHLGLQCEYKRPMWWSNNDMRRKHKEDIKMIIKRKKLSEKSSHNIQNSVTSSPPGLTHSLPTSATFTDPLDRTRSASLTLNSQLLSTLTALPVATSMDSIDVKTERQMFVNDVPTVRESHISTFSTYHTPPPAGTVLPNGPLDGEWAEQVFQERKESLSEETLNCNFFDFSHGPSTESRQVQIELDENDQRLLDHFIQFVLPTIFPILESNQHCSVSSDLILPALQSNSAYLHCCLSVAAQHLKSHTNGSTSTEDIDNDIMRHRYATIWALCEALKKDENHQQILEATLGLIFFQSVVGRYDDGLLDIPWHQHFQAAISLVQKLDLPGIVSDPTRASMQTPFNMSLSSWIDILGATMKGRSPTFAHTYREKHLSQLNPSLGLRELMGCDDRVMYLISEIACLESLKKDGMDDFTLCQHVSALGEQISLTEMGDAGPKMPFNANGSLSPKQLSKNMTMAFRIAARIFLCSLVPGFNPRQPSPMGLVEKLTTVLQHIPSGPNGFDRNLAWVYLIGGSISVPGSSFRAFFEDRLAQLGDSARFGTMGRVATLLHEVWVQNDSLSGVSTPGSTTSEAAQLHIHWRDVMESKGWDFLLI, from the exons ATGTCTACGCTGCCCCCCGACCATCGCAAAGGCGTGTCGCGAGCAACTGGAAACACCGTCAACATGACTGTATCACAGTCTTCAAAGGCCAAACCGGCCTCCAAAGCCAGCAATGGCAagccaaagacaaagacgCAGATGCATCGTCGTTCAAGAACAG GCTGCTATACTTGCCGTTTACGACGCAAGAAATGCGACGAGGGAACTCCCATGTGCACAGCCTGCAAGCACCTCGGTTTGCAATGCGAGTACAAGCGACCCATGTGGTGGAGCAACAACGATATGCGAAGGAAACACAAGGAGGACATCAAGATGATCATCAAGCGCAAGAAGCTCTCTGAGAAGTCATCACACAACATCCAGAACTCTGTCACCAGCTCTCCTCCTGGCCTCACACACTCTCTTCCCACATCAGCCACCTTCACTGATCCTCTCGACCGCACAAGATCCGCCTCATTGACTCTCAATTCCCAGCTGCTTTCAACTTTAACAGCCCTCCCAGTGGCAACGAGTATGGATTCG ATCGATGTCAAGACAGAGCGACAGATGTTTGTAAATGATGTGCCCACAGTTCGCGAATCACACATCTCCACCTTCAGCACTTACCACACTCCTCCTCCAGCTGGTACGGTTCTGCCCAACGGTCCTCTCGACGGCGAGTGGGCCGAGCAGGTCTTCCAGGAGCGCAAGGAATCCCTTTCAGAGGAGACCCTCAACTGCAACTTCTTCGACTTTTCACATGGCCCTTCTACAGAGTCGAGGCAAGTCCAGATTGAGTTGGATGAGAATGACCAGCGCCTGCTGGACCACTTCATCCAATTCGTTCTGCCAACCATCTTTCCCATCCTCGAGTCCAACCAACATTGCTCAGTCAGCTCAGACCTGATACTCCCTGCTCTTCAATCAAACAGTGCCTACCTTCACTGCTGCCTGAGTGTCGCTGCCCAGCACCTTAAATCACATACCAATGGCTCTACCTCTACCGAGGACATTGACAACGACATCATGCGCCATCGCTATGCCACCATCTGGGCTCTTTGTGAGgctctcaagaaggatgagaatCACCAGCAAATTCTCGAGGCAACCCTTggcctcatcttcttccagtcTGTCGTTGGCCGCTATGATGATGGCCTTCTCGATATTCCTTGGCACCAGCACTTCCAGGCTGCCATCAGCTTGGTGCAGAAGCTTGACCTTCCCGGCATCGTCTCTGATCCTACTAGGGCTTCAATGCAAACCCCCTTCAACATGTCTCTCTCGTCATGGATTGACATTCTCGGTGCCACCATGAAGGGTCGCTCACCAACATTTGCTCACACTTACCGTGAGAAGCATCTTTCTCAGCTCAACCCTAGCCTTGGCCTGCGCGAGCTCATGGGCTGTGATGACCGGGTCATGTATCTCATTTCCGAGATCGCCTGCCTCGAGtctctcaagaaggatggcATGGATGATTTCACACTCTGTCAGCATGTCTCTGCCCTCGGAGAACAGATTAGCTTGACCGAGATGGGCGATGCAGGCCCCAAGATGCCTTTCAATGCCAATGGCAGCCTTTCACCTAAGCAGCTTTCTAAGAACATGACCATGGCTTTCCGCATTGCTGCTCGTATCTTCCTCTGCAGCCTGGTTCCTGGATTCAACCCCAGACAGCCATCCCCCATGGGCTTGGTTGAGAAGCTGACTACGGTGCTTCAACACATTCCCTCGGGCCCCAATGGGTTTGACCGCAACCTTGCTTGGGTCTATCTCATTGGCGGCTCCATCAGCGTTCCTGGTAGCTCATTCCGAGCCTTCTTTGAGGATCGCCTGGCTCAGCTGGGCGACTCGGCTAGGTTTGGCACCATGGGACGTGTAGCCACCCTCCTGCACGAGGTGTGGGTTCAGAATGACAGCCTCTCGGGTGTGAGCACACCCGGGTCCACGACGTCTGAGGCGGCCCAGCTGCACATCCACTGGCGGGATGTCATGGAATCGAAGGGGTGGGACTTTTTGTTGATCTGA
- a CDS encoding vacuolar membrane protein-domain-containing protein, with protein sequence MQPPSNLEDIPVAVDDASSLILAQSSTALEMATSVIASAASMASSTAASATFIASGAPQPYDEDDSNGECSLLGSFALLVQGALGALALLSLVYKRWRERPQRPLKIWFFDVSKQVFGSVLVHIANIFMSMLTSGRFSVQVDPSATSMTRRSDDDNYAPNPCSFYLLNLAIDASLVRFTPVGQPPESVQSGNYGTPPNAWWWLKQSVIYFCGLFGMKICVLIIFIMMPWISKAGDWALGWTEGNEKLQIAFVMMIFPLIMNALQYYIIDSFIKLKETNHESHGNESDDEGRRRRYDDSEDETSRVRLVDSEHETDSESDDDDDKHVTRPTHSTQPKGRDSGEYDPERDGDDRTIIGSSASARGPQDKVPQELYPKE encoded by the exons ATGCAACCTCCGTCGAACCTCGAAGATATACCAGTCGCCGTCGATGATGCTTCTTCCTTGATTCTCGCCCAATCTTCAACAGCTCTAGAGATGGCTACCTCAGTTATCGCCTCAGCCGCCTCCATGGCTTCCTCCACAGCCGCATCCGCAACCTTCATCGCGTCCGGAGCACCACAGCCATACGACGAAGACGATTCCAATGGGGAGTGTTCGTTACTGGGCTCCTTCGCGCTGCTTGTACAAGGCGCACTTGGTGCTCTGGCTCTACTCTCCCTCGTCTATAAGCGGTGGCGGGAACGACCTCAACGACCTCTCAAGATTTGGTTCTTCGACGTGTCAAAGCAGGTTTTTGGTTCTGTGCTCGTCCACATCGCCAACATCTTCATGTCCATGTTGACGAGCGGTCGATTCTCGGTCCAGGTCGACCCTTCAGCAACATCCATGACAAGACGATCCGATGACGACAACTACGCCCCGAACCCATGCTCTTTCtatcttctcaacctcgcGATAGATGCAA GTCTCGTTCGTTTCACACCCGTCGGTCAACCCCCCGAATCTGTTCAGTCTGGCAACTACGGTACGCCGCCCAATGCCTGGTGGTGGTTAAAACAATCAGTCATTTATTTCTGTGGCCTTTTTGGCATGAAGATCTGCgtgctcatcatcttcataaTGATGCCTTGGATCTCAAAAGCTGGCGATTGGGCTCTTGGCTGGACCGAGGGCAATGAGAAGCTTCAGATCGCGTTTGTCATGATGATCTTCCCCCTCATCATGAACGCCCTCCAATACTATATCATCGACTCGttcatcaagctcaaagAGACCAACCACGAAAGCCATGGCAACGAATCTGATGACGAAGGCCGCCGCAGGAGGTACGACGACAGCGAGGACGAGACTTCACGTGTCAGACTTGTCGATTCAGAGCACGAGACTGACAGTGAGtccgatgacgatgacgataaGCATGTCACGCGTCCCACTCATTCCACGCAACCCAAAGGCAGAGACTCTGGAGAGTATGATCCCGAGCGCGACGGTGACGATCGCACAATCATAGGAAGCAGTGCGAGCGCCCGTGGTCCTCAGGATAAGGTTCCCCAAGAGCTATATCCCAAGGAGTAG
- a CDS encoding uncharacterized protein (expressed protein) has product MNGLFHESSEKTRTGRLVGRTVFFSVCLLQYSIPVRFDFQCDRSQADHGGMIWLALDWPFFASSTIRLYFAGSRLEFRLMNGYTSIAHTCGQRFNLSCSSCDSKVAAKLAHMNK; this is encoded by the coding sequence ATGAATGGTCTTTTCCACGAATCAAGTGAAAAGACTCGAACGGGCAGGCTAGTGGGACGGACCGTTTTTTTTTCAGTTTGTTTGCTCCAATACAGCATTCCTGTACGCTTTGATTTTCAATGCGATAGAAGTCAGGCGGATCATGGCGGCATGATTTGGTTGGCTCTTGACTGGCCATTTTTCGCCTCATCCACAATTCGACTATATTTTGCTGGCTCCAGACTGGAATTTCGCCTCATGAATGGTTATACGAGCATTGCTCATACTTGCGGTCAAAGATTTAACCTCTCTTGCTCATCGTGTGACTCAAAGGTCGCGGCCAAACTCGCTCACATGAACAAATGA
- a CDS encoding Manganese/iron superoxide dismutase produces MLRPILRVPRSAFGLGLRSTVNARRSIHHVPQLPHDYSEGVPNLMSPGGFSIAWTEYMKLTVDKLNALTVGTELEDKDTKTIALMTAREPNQAPIFNYASMAHNNHFFFQGIAPEGTPMPDALRSELEASFSSIETLRREFIITASAMFGPGFLWLVKAGPGDYRLLPTYLAGSPYPGAHWRAQTTDMNAVGKDGSARTFMHNQAFGANKRNSDLPPGGVELEPLLCLNTWEHAWLLDWGVGAGGQGGKAAFAESWWKLIDWEKVAQKSGVLRPGFKSA; encoded by the exons ATGCTTCGTCCGATATTAAGGGTCCCTAGATCCGCATTTGGCCTCGGCCTGCGCTCAACAGTCAATGCCCGCCGATCTATCCATCATGTTCCCCAACTGCCGCACGACTATTCTGAGGGTGTTCCTAACCTCATGAGCCCTGGAGGTTTCTCGATCGCTTGGACTGAATACATGAAGCTGACGGTGGATAAACTGAATGCTTTGACTGTTG GCACTGAGCTCGAGGATAAGGACACAAAAACAATCGCTCTCATGACAGCCCGCGAGCCTAACCAGGCCCCAATCTTCAACTATGCTTCCATGGCGCACAACaaccacttcttcttccaaggcatCGCACCAGAAGGAACCCCCATGCCCGACGCCCTCCGCAGCGAACTAGAAGCCTCATTCTCCTCCATCGAGACCCTCCGCCGCGaattcatcatcactgcCTCCGCCATGTTCGGTCCGGGCTTCCTCTGGCTCGTCAAGGCTGGTCCCGGCGACTACCGTCTTCTGCCCACCTACCTTGCCGGTTCTCCCTACCCCGGCGCTCACTGGCGCGCCCAGACCACCGATATGAACGCCGTGGGCAAGGATGGCTCTGCCCGCACTTTTATGCACAACCAGGCGTTCGGTGCCAACAAGCGAAACAGCGATCTTCCCCCAGGTGGTGTCGAGCTGGAGCCTCTTCTGTGTCTAAACACCTGGGAGCACGCATGGCTGTTGGATTGGGGTGTGGGAGCTGGTGGCCAGGGTGGAAAGGCTGCTTTCGCCGAGTCATGGTGGAAGTTGATCGATTGGGAGAAGGTGGCTCAGAAGTCGGGAGTGCTGCGACCTGGCTTCAAGTCTGCGTAA